One window of the Diospyros lotus cultivar Yz01 chromosome 12, ASM1463336v1, whole genome shotgun sequence genome contains the following:
- the LOC127787641 gene encoding zinc finger BED domain-containing protein RICESLEEPER 2-like, with the protein MVEHSGLGKMIIMHDYPLSMVEHSGFKDFTSTIQPLFKCPSRNTLKNDIMRIYSEERDKVMSLIENIDSRVAITTDMWTSSNQIRGFMAVTRHFIDKSWTLHSKILRFIYVPCPHTSDVLTNVLIDAMLGWNVDSRLSTITVDNCSTNDSMIGKVKAKLNVGCLLNGGSLLHMRCSAHILNLIVKTGLDVIKHAIDNVRESVVFWTASPKRIEKFEDVCRQMKVPYAKRLGLDCPTRWNSTYLMLKIALVYKSIFPRLKLFESQYKNVPSDRDWETTKDVCDRLELFYNVTELFSGTKYPTANMYFPIICKVKLTLNEWVKSPNEVISTMAKSMSDKFDAY; encoded by the exons ATGGTGGAGCATAGTGGATTAGGAAAGATGATCATTATGCATGATTATCCTCTTTCGATGGTGGAGCATAGTGGattcaaagatttcacaagtACCATTCAACCTCTTTTCAAGTGTCCTTCTCGTAATACTTTGAAGAATGATATCATGAGGATTTATAGTGAAGAAAGGGATAAAGTGATGAGTTTGATTGAAAACATTGACAGTAGGGTGGCTATTACAACGGATATGTGGACTTCTAGTAATCAAATAAGGGGTTTTATGGCTGTTACAAGACATTTCATTGATAAGTCTTGGACATTGCATAGCAAAATTTTGAG GTTTATCTATGTCCCTTGCCCTCATACAAGTGATGTGTTGACCAATGTGTTAATTGATGCTATGCTTGGGTGGAATGTGGACTCAAGATTATCCACAATTACAGTGGATAATTGCTCTACCAATGATAGTATGATTGGTAAGGTTaaagcaaaattgaatgttggaTGTCTTTTGAATGGTGGATCTTTATTGCATATGCGTTGTTCTGCccatatcttaaatcttattGTTAAGACTGGTTTAGATGTGATTAAGCATGCCATTGATAATGTGAGGGAAAGTGTAGTTTTTTGGACAGCATCtccaaaaagaatagaaaagttTGAGGACGTTTGTCGACAAATGAAAGTGCCTTATGCTAAAAGGTTGGGTTTGGATTGTCCTACTAGATGGAACTCTACTTATTTGATGCTTAAAATTGCTTTGGTTTATAAGTCTATATTTCCTCGACTTAAATTGTTTGAATCACAGTATAAGAATGTGCCAAGTGATAGGGATTGGGAAACTACAAAGGATGTTTGTGATAGATTAGAGTTGTTTTATAATGTAACTGAGTTGTTTTCTGGGACAAAATATCCAACTGCTAATATGTACTTTCCAATAATTTGTAAGGTTAAGTTGACATTGAATGAGTGGGTCAAGTCTCCTAATGAAGTGATTAGTACAATGGCAAAAAGCATGTCAGATAAGTTTGATGCATATTAG